One Bacteroidota bacterium DNA segment encodes these proteins:
- a CDS encoding ABC transporter permease, with protein MLLKKIAYSLFVMLGVVILVFTLFNATAGGAAMDALGQRSDKASQQALEIEFGLNQPFSERLVTYINDLSPISFHTDDKTNTEKYNWAKIISVGKSAVVFKWPYLRRSFVSKKPVGEILEPAIKCTAILASAAMLLAIFGGIYLGIICALKQNTWVDKLLLTITNLGVSIPSFFAAVLIAWLFGYLWSSYTGLSMTGSLYDFDFETGRHIVWANLILPAITLGIRPLSVITQLTRNSMLDAMGMDYVRTARAKGLSEYRVLVYHALRNALNPVLTAVSGWFASLMAGAFFVEFVFNYRGLGMVTVDALEKNDLPVVMGAVVTVAFLFVLINLLVDLLYARLDPRLR; from the coding sequence ATGTTGCTAAAAAAAATTGCATATAGTCTTTTTGTGATGTTGGGAGTTGTGATACTCGTATTTACCTTGTTCAATGCCACAGCAGGCGGAGCAGCCATGGACGCTCTTGGACAACGAAGTGATAAGGCAAGTCAACAAGCTTTGGAAATAGAATTTGGACTTAACCAACCCTTTTCAGAAAGACTCGTTACTTACATAAATGACCTCAGTCCAATTTCATTTCATACAGATGATAAAACAAATACAGAAAAATACAATTGGGCAAAAATAATCAGTGTAGGAAAAAGTGCTGTTGTATTCAAGTGGCCGTATCTACGTCGCTCGTTTGTGAGCAAAAAACCAGTAGGAGAAATATTGGAACCCGCAATCAAATGCACAGCTATTCTAGCATCGGCGGCCATGTTATTGGCTATTTTCGGTGGTATATATTTGGGTATTATATGTGCACTTAAACAAAATACTTGGGTCGATAAATTATTACTCACTATCACAAATTTGGGTGTTTCTATCCCTTCTTTTTTTGCGGCAGTGCTTATTGCTTGGTTGTTTGGATACTTATGGTCGAGCTATACTGGCCTTAGCATGACCGGAAGTCTATATGATTTTGATTTTGAAACAGGACGCCATATTGTATGGGCAAATTTGATATTACCTGCTATTACTTTGGGCATTCGTCCGCTATCAGTTATTACACAATTAACACGTAATAGTATGCTCGATGCCATGGGCATGGATTATGTACGAACCGCCCGTGCCAAGGGCTTGAGCGAATACCGTGTATTGGTTTACCATGCTTTGCGTAATGCCCTTAACCCTGTTTTAACTGCAGTTTCTGGATGGTTTGCAAGCTTAATGGCGGGAGCCTTTTTTGTAGAATTTGTATTCAACTATCGTGGACTGGGAATGGTAACTGTGGATGCTTTGGAAAAAAACGATTTGCCTGTGGTGATGGGTGCAGTAGTAACAGTAGCGTTTTTATTTGTGCTTATAAATTTGTTGGTCGATTTGTTATATGCCAGATTAGACCCGAGATTGAGGTAA
- the pyk gene encoding pyruvate kinase: MSNINFNRTKIVATIGPATSSYENLTKLIESGANVCRLNFSHGSYEDHRQVIQNVRDFNHATHNNICILLDLQGPKLRVGDMGPDGVYLIEGSTLTVTNQPIIGTPQKIYVNHTNLPAEVKIGEHILLDDGKIHLQVLSTDGLNNIETKIIYGGLLTSKKGFNLPQTNTSLPCLTEKDLADLDFGLQHNVEWIGLSFVRKASDIIELKQIIESKGKTTRVIAKIEKPEGVQNFDEILQVTDGVMVARGDLGVEMKMEEVPVIQKHIIKSCILAGKPVIVATQMMESMIKNPTPTRAEVNDIANSVFDGADAVMLSAETSVGAYPFEAVQKMSEIIAQVEKENEVYFKGKKPTSDSPLFLSDEICFTACRMSDHLGAKAIVGMTYSGYTGYKISSFRPKANIFIFTSNIPLLNTLSLVWGVRGLYYNKYESTDQTFSDLIEILKVKGFVSHGDIVIHTASMPIHEKQRTNAIKVSMV; encoded by the coding sequence ATGTCCAATATCAATTTCAATCGTACCAAAATAGTAGCCACGATAGGCCCAGCAACCAGTAGTTACGAAAACCTCACCAAACTTATAGAATCAGGAGCCAATGTATGCCGTCTCAACTTCTCTCACGGTAGCTACGAAGACCACCGACAAGTGATACAAAATGTGCGGGATTTCAACCATGCCACGCATAATAATATATGTATATTGCTCGACTTGCAAGGCCCTAAACTCCGTGTGGGCGATATGGGCCCCGATGGCGTGTATCTCATAGAAGGCTCCACCCTTACTGTTACCAATCAACCCATTATAGGCACACCACAAAAAATATATGTAAACCATACCAATCTTCCAGCCGAGGTGAAAATAGGAGAACATATACTACTCGACGATGGCAAAATACACCTTCAAGTACTTTCGACTGATGGCCTAAATAATATAGAAACGAAAATTATATATGGTGGGCTGCTTACTTCCAAAAAAGGATTTAACCTGCCACAAACCAATACGTCTTTGCCCTGCCTCACCGAAAAAGATTTGGCAGATCTCGATTTTGGATTGCAACATAATGTGGAATGGATAGGGCTTTCCTTCGTTCGCAAAGCATCCGATATTATAGAATTAAAACAGATTATAGAAAGTAAAGGCAAGACCACCCGTGTGATTGCCAAGATAGAAAAACCAGAAGGTGTTCAAAACTTCGATGAGATATTACAAGTAACCGATGGCGTTATGGTAGCTCGTGGCGACTTGGGTGTGGAGATGAAAATGGAAGAGGTGCCTGTTATACAAAAACATATTATAAAGAGTTGTATTTTGGCTGGTAAACCTGTAATAGTTGCAACGCAAATGATGGAGAGTATGATAAAGAATCCTACGCCCACACGAGCCGAAGTAAATGATATTGCCAACTCTGTTTTTGATGGAGCAGACGCAGTAATGCTAAGTGCAGAGACCTCTGTAGGAGCATACCCATTTGAAGCAGTACAGAAAATGAGTGAAATTATTGCACAGGTAGAAAAAGAAAATGAAGTGTATTTTAAAGGCAAAAAACCTACATCCGATTCACCACTTTTCTTGAGCGACGAAATATGTTTTACCGCATGCCGCATGAGTGACCATTTAGGTGCAAAAGCCATTGTTGGCATGACTTATTCGGGTTATACAGGATATAAAATATCAAGCTTTAGACCCAAAGCAAATATATTTATTTTTACCAGTAATATACCTTTGCTCAATACACTTAGTTTGGTGTGGGGTGTGCGTGGTTTATATTATAATAAATACGAAAGCACCGATCAAACTTTTAGCGACCTTATTGAGATACTCAAGGTAAAAGGATTTGTATCACACGGTGATATCGTGATCCATACTGCCAGTATGCCCATACATGAAAAACAACGTACCAATGCTATAAAAGTAAGTATGGTATAA
- a CDS encoding glycosyltransferase, with protein MKLSVIIVNYNVKYFLEQCLLSVRHASKGLAVEVFVVDNNSVDGSVQMVAEKFPEFHIIANKENVGFSKGNNQAIKIAKGDYILLLNPDTVVQDDTFAKTIEFMDSHADAGGLGVMMVDGGGKYLPESKRGLPSPSVALYKMFGLSKLFPKSKVFGAYHLGYLDQNETHEIDVLSGAFMMLRKSLLDKIGALDETFFMYGEDVDLSYRITQAGYKNYYYPGSTIIHYKGESTKKSSVNYVLVFYKAMAIFAQKHFQRNKAGLFGLLINMAIYLRAGLAIVQRFIYMLWRPVLEGLLCFASLYILIQFWETQRYPNGGYYPAEFFKVNAPIYSILWVLGIYLNGGYRSNAGLLSLGRGIITGTLAVAVFYAFAPLEIRFSRALILLGGVGAFTICIIERLVINGLIYKSLIPRWGKEKNALIVGDLDEAIRVKNLLEKLAAPVKTLGIVTPEKAAKDDDRIIGYMAQLPQLIEVFSISEVIFCSKDIKAKDIITFMGNSNARHVDYKIVPEESLFVIGSNSKNSRGDFYTIEIHLELSQQGNKRLKRAFDILIAIIAIIVSPLAIILQGFKFHILQYAWQVFINKRTWVGYAGVGKADGLPSLKPGVFSPADVVGALPENGKTFEKINLLYAKNYSVDKDLGIIVQMIFKKKKS; from the coding sequence TTGAAATTATCAGTAATAATAGTTAATTACAATGTAAAGTATTTCTTGGAGCAGTGTCTTCTATCTGTGAGGCATGCATCAAAAGGGCTTGCAGTTGAAGTATTTGTGGTTGATAATAATTCTGTAGACGGGTCGGTGCAGATGGTCGCTGAAAAATTTCCTGAGTTTCATATTATAGCCAACAAAGAAAATGTTGGCTTTTCGAAAGGAAATAACCAAGCCATAAAAATTGCAAAAGGAGATTATATACTTTTACTGAATCCTGATACAGTTGTTCAGGATGATACATTTGCCAAAACTATAGAGTTTATGGATTCGCATGCTGATGCTGGTGGCTTGGGTGTGATGATGGTGGACGGGGGAGGAAAATATTTACCCGAAAGCAAACGTGGCTTGCCTTCGCCCAGTGTGGCATTATACAAAATGTTTGGATTGTCAAAATTATTCCCAAAATCGAAAGTATTCGGGGCTTACCATTTGGGGTATTTGGACCAAAATGAAACACATGAAATCGATGTACTTTCTGGTGCATTTATGATGTTGCGAAAATCGTTGTTGGATAAAATTGGTGCACTCGATGAAACCTTTTTTATGTATGGCGAAGATGTTGATTTGAGTTATCGTATTACACAAGCTGGGTACAAAAATTATTATTATCCGGGTTCTACTATTATACATTACAAAGGAGAGAGTACTAAGAAAAGTTCGGTAAACTATGTACTGGTATTTTATAAGGCGATGGCCATTTTTGCCCAGAAGCATTTTCAAAGAAACAAGGCAGGGCTGTTTGGTTTGTTGATTAATATGGCCATATACCTTCGAGCAGGATTGGCAATTGTACAAAGATTTATATATATGTTGTGGCGACCAGTTTTGGAAGGATTGCTTTGTTTTGCCTCCCTATATATATTGATACAATTTTGGGAAACACAGCGATACCCGAATGGAGGTTATTATCCCGCAGAATTTTTTAAAGTGAATGCACCTATATATAGCATATTGTGGGTATTGGGTATATATTTGAATGGAGGTTACAGAAGCAATGCAGGCCTGCTGAGCCTGGGCAGAGGTATTATAACTGGTACTTTAGCAGTGGCTGTATTTTATGCATTTGCACCGCTGGAAATTAGGTTTAGTCGTGCATTAATTTTATTGGGAGGTGTGGGAGCATTTACGATATGTATTATAGAAAGATTAGTAATCAATGGCCTTATATATAAAAGTTTGATACCCCGATGGGGCAAAGAAAAAAATGCGTTAATAGTTGGTGATTTGGATGAAGCCATCCGTGTTAAAAATTTATTGGAAAAACTGGCAGCACCTGTAAAAACTTTAGGCATCGTGACACCCGAAAAAGCTGCAAAAGATGATGACCGTATAATAGGCTATATGGCCCAGTTGCCCCAACTAATAGAAGTATTTAGTATTAGCGAAGTTATATTTTGCTCGAAGGATATTAAAGCCAAAGATATTATAACTTTTATGGGTAATAGTAATGCCCGGCATGTAGATTATAAGATAGTGCCCGAAGAAAGTTTGTTTGTGATTGGTAGCAATTCCAAAAATTCACGCGGAGATTTTTATACCATCGAAATACATTTAGAATTATCGCAGCAAGGTAATAAAAGGCTGAAGAGAGCGTTTGATATTTTGATAGCTATCATAGCAATTATTGTATCACCTCTAGCCATTATACTTCAAGGTTTCAAATTTCATATTCTGCAATATGCATGGCAGGTATTTATCAATAAAAGGACTTGGGTGGGCTATGCTGGTGTAGGTAAAGCCGACGGACTGCCCTCATTGAAACCGGGTGTATTTTCACCTGCCGATGTGGTAGGAGCGTTGCCCGAAAATGGGAAAACTTTTGAGAAGATAAATTTATTATATGCCAAGAATTACTCGGTGGACAAAGACCTTGGTATTATAGTACAAATGATATTTAAGAAGAAGAAGTCCTAA
- a CDS encoding DUF1573 domain-containing protein encodes MKKITFLSAFAFAMIIGVKAQTPAAKVVNPNQAEIQFEETLHDFGNIKEGTQATFEFKFKNIGKEPLIISDVQRGCGCTTPVWPKEPIAPGKTAVVTATFDSNGRPGVFNKIVTVTSNGKTSSVVLTLKGFVENTPKPQPPVIQPTPPKP; translated from the coding sequence ATGAAAAAAATAACATTCCTCTCTGCCTTTGCTTTCGCTATGATAATAGGCGTTAAAGCACAAACTCCAGCCGCAAAGGTTGTTAACCCAAATCAAGCCGAAATTCAATTTGAAGAAACCCTTCACGATTTTGGGAACATTAAAGAAGGTACCCAAGCTACCTTTGAATTCAAATTTAAAAACATAGGCAAAGAACCTTTAATAATTTCAGATGTACAAAGAGGTTGTGGTTGTACAACTCCAGTTTGGCCTAAAGAACCGATTGCCCCAGGAAAAACTGCTGTAGTTACAGCTACTTTCGATTCAAACGGTCGCCCAGGTGTATTCAATAAAATAGTTACTGTTACCTCCAATGGTAAAACATCTTCAGTGGTGCTCACTTTAAAAGGTTTTGTTGAAAATACTCCCAAACCTCAACCACCCGTTATACAGCCGACTCCTCCCAAACCATAA
- the smpB gene encoding SsrA-binding protein SmpB, giving the protein MPSIINKKAKFEYEFIDRYKAGIALTGTEVKSVRAGNVNMGDAFCTFFKGNLILRNLHIGVYKQGSYNNHEPMRERVLLLKKPELKKLLNKTKEKGLTIVPIEIFFSETGYAKIEIALARGKKTYDKRDDLKQKDIKRNTDRELA; this is encoded by the coding sequence GTGCCCAGCATTATAAATAAAAAAGCAAAATTCGAATATGAATTTATTGACCGTTACAAGGCGGGCATTGCTTTAACGGGCACTGAAGTTAAATCTGTTCGTGCAGGAAATGTAAATATGGGTGATGCATTTTGTACTTTTTTTAAAGGCAATTTGATATTGAGAAATTTGCATATTGGTGTATATAAACAAGGCAGTTACAATAACCATGAACCCATGCGTGAAAGGGTTTTATTATTAAAAAAACCTGAACTCAAAAAACTATTAAACAAAACAAAAGAAAAAGGATTAACCATTGTTCCCATTGAAATATTCTTCTCGGAAACTGGTTATGCTAAAATTGAAATAGCCCTAGCCCGCGGCAAAAAAACCTATGATAAAAGAGACGACCTCAAACAAAAAGATATAAAGCGAAATACAGACCGAGAATTGGCTTAG
- a CDS encoding aminotransferase class V-fold PLP-dependent enzyme, giving the protein MQNRRDFIRKTAMGTLAIAFANNMDAAVSMPSPQLLDSDEEKFWKLIRNQFPLSKEKIYLNNGTMGPSPYPVINAVHEAMRDNDIQGNYGGWEKTADKIAGFVGALPDEIALTHNVTDGINIVAWGVPLKKGDEVILTTHEHVGNATPWLNRAKLDGIVIKVFTPAKTAAETLQRINDVLTKKTKVIAVPHIPCTIGQILPIKEICKLAKDKNIFSCIDGAHGPGMLKLDLHDMGCDFYTTCTHKWLLGPKGTGFLYVRKDMLDTLQTLFVGGGSDTGWDMLKTPPTYSPYAATAHRYYYGTQNVALYRGVDAAIDFMNYIGMDRVEKRSRGLATQLQNKLLAIGDKIEMLTPTEDASRGAVVGFRIKGVVYTDFYNLAAKNDIRIRSVAENGLNSLRVSTHIYNNMDEVDKLVELVKGV; this is encoded by the coding sequence ATGCAAAATCGTAGAGACTTTATCCGCAAAACTGCTATGGGCACATTAGCTATAGCATTTGCTAACAATATGGATGCCGCTGTTTCCATGCCTTCGCCTCAGTTATTAGATAGTGACGAAGAAAAGTTTTGGAAACTTATACGTAACCAATTTCCTTTGAGCAAAGAAAAAATTTATTTGAATAATGGAACGATGGGTCCTTCTCCTTACCCCGTTATTAATGCGGTGCATGAAGCCATGCGTGATAATGATATACAAGGAAATTACGGAGGCTGGGAAAAAACTGCCGATAAAATTGCAGGATTTGTGGGTGCTCTCCCCGATGAAATTGCACTCACACATAATGTAACAGATGGCATTAATATAGTGGCCTGGGGAGTTCCACTAAAAAAAGGCGATGAAGTAATTTTGACAACACATGAGCATGTAGGCAATGCTACGCCTTGGCTTAACAGAGCCAAACTTGATGGTATTGTTATAAAAGTATTTACGCCTGCCAAAACCGCTGCCGAAACTTTGCAACGTATTAATGATGTCCTTACCAAAAAAACAAAAGTGATTGCAGTGCCGCATATTCCTTGTACCATCGGACAAATTTTACCGATTAAGGAAATTTGCAAATTAGCCAAAGATAAAAATATATTTTCCTGTATTGATGGTGCTCATGGACCCGGAATGTTGAAACTAGACTTGCATGATATGGGTTGCGATTTTTATACAACTTGTACGCACAAATGGTTACTCGGTCCCAAGGGAACTGGATTTTTATATGTGAGAAAAGATATGCTCGATACTTTGCAAACTTTGTTTGTTGGTGGGGGCAGCGATACAGGTTGGGATATGTTGAAGACGCCGCCAACCTACAGTCCTTATGCTGCAACGGCACATCGTTATTATTATGGAACACAGAATGTGGCATTATATAGAGGCGTGGATGCAGCAATCGATTTTATGAATTATATAGGAATGGACCGCGTAGAAAAACGCAGTAGAGGGTTGGCCACACAATTGCAAAACAAATTATTGGCTATAGGTGATAAAATAGAAATGCTGACGCCCACCGAAGATGCTAGCCGTGGAGCAGTTGTTGGCTTTAGAATTAAAGGTGTCGTATACACAGATTTTTATAACCTTGCTGCCAAAAATGATATACGCATTCGCAGCGTAGCCGAGAATGGATTGAACTCACTCCGCGTTTCTACACATATATATAATAATATGGATGAGGTAGATAAATTGGTGGAGTTGGTTAAAGGGGTATAG
- a CDS encoding cation:proton antiporter, whose protein sequence is MKLSHSDIVTLITSLGVMLILSRFVGEFARKFKFPLVVGEIITGIILGKTILGHFKPVWGDHLFPSVGNVPLALNGITSLSVIMLLFVAGMEVELHILRKNGKRALLASMGGFLMPMAVGILLGYFFTDYFHIEQANKKVFALFLGTALSITALPVIARTLLDLGLYKTHIGSIVIAAAMIDDLMGWLIFSIVLSLIQTHKEATFALWQTIALTFAYAIVILTGAKWLIDKSLPWFQKKFSWPGGVLSMAFGLCFLGAAFTEYIGIHAVFGAFIFGIAFGDSKHLTYDARNIIYQFVTNIFAPLFFVSIGLRLDFIAHFDWHITALILIAAITTKLLGATLGSYIGGLNIKESLAVGFGMNARGAMEIILANLAFEAKLINETIFVALIIMAIVTSLLAGPMMQIFCKGIVKNSEPRFPDLKDTF, encoded by the coding sequence ATGAAACTGAGCCACAGTGATATCGTTACCCTTATTACGTCGTTAGGGGTAATGCTTATTTTATCACGTTTTGTGGGGGAATTTGCACGGAAGTTTAAATTCCCCTTGGTAGTAGGTGAAATTATTACAGGGATTATTTTAGGCAAAACAATTCTGGGGCATTTCAAACCTGTATGGGGCGATCACTTATTCCCCAGTGTTGGAAATGTGCCACTTGCACTTAATGGTATCACTTCGCTTTCGGTAATTATGCTTCTGTTTGTGGCGGGCATGGAAGTGGAATTGCATATATTGCGAAAAAACGGGAAGCGTGCACTCCTTGCCAGTATGGGAGGCTTCCTAATGCCCATGGCGGTAGGTATATTATTGGGATATTTTTTCACTGATTACTTCCATATTGAACAAGCTAATAAAAAAGTATTCGCCTTGTTTTTGGGAACTGCATTAAGTATTACAGCGTTGCCCGTAATAGCCCGCACCTTGCTCGACTTGGGGTTATATAAAACCCATATCGGCAGCATTGTAATAGCCGCTGCCATGATAGATGATTTGATGGGCTGGCTTATTTTTAGTATTGTACTCAGTTTAATACAAACGCATAAGGAAGCCACTTTTGCTTTATGGCAAACAATAGCACTCACTTTTGCTTATGCTATCGTTATTTTGACTGGTGCAAAATGGCTGATTGATAAATCACTCCCTTGGTTTCAGAAAAAATTTTCTTGGCCAGGCGGTGTTTTAAGTATGGCATTCGGACTCTGTTTTTTGGGTGCGGCCTTTACAGAATATATAGGAATACATGCGGTGTTCGGAGCATTTATTTTCGGTATTGCATTTGGCGATAGCAAACACCTCACTTACGATGCACGAAATATTATATATCAATTTGTGACAAATATTTTCGCCCCGTTGTTTTTTGTTTCTATAGGTTTGCGTCTCGATTTTATTGCCCATTTCGATTGGCATATAACTGCATTAATTTTAATTGCTGCAATTACCACCAAATTATTGGGAGCAACTTTAGGATCCTATATAGGCGGACTCAATATAAAAGAATCCTTAGCTGTGGGATTTGGGATGAACGCCCGTGGAGCCATGGAAATTATTTTAGCAAATTTGGCTTTCGAGGCTAAACTTATTAATGAAACTATATTTGTAGCACTCATAATCATGGCAATAGTTACCAGTTTACTTGCTGGACCTATGATGCAGATTTTTTGTAAAGGAATTGTGAAAAATTCCGAACCGCGATTCCCCGATTTGAAAGATACCTTTTAA